The DNA window TCCACGTCGCCGCCGCGGCCCAGTCCCGCGTTGGCGACGACCACGTCGAGCCCGCCGAGCCGGTCGACGGCCGTCTCGACCGCCGCCGTCGACGTCTCCGGCTCGCGAACGTCGCCGTCGACGACGACCGCCTCCACGTCGTACTCGGATTCGACGGTCTCGGCGATCGCCTCGAGCCGCTCCCGTCGCCGCGCCAGAAGCGCGACGTCCGCGCCGCGGGCGGCGAGCGCGCCGGCGGTCGCCTCGCCGATCCCGGAGCTCGCGCCCGTGATCAGGGCCGTGGCGTTCTCCAGCGTGGCCTCCTCGAGTCCCGCGTCGTGTTCGGTCATGAACGGGTCCCGGTTCGAACGGCGGGGCCATAACCGTCGGGTGCGGCGGGGCGGGTCGTACTCGCGGGTGTGGTGGGGCGACCGCGGCGACGGTCGCCGTGCCCCGCCTTCGCGGGGACGCTTGCGTGCGCCGCCATATTCAAACCGTCACCCGCCGACGTGTCCGTATGGAAGCCGAGCGCGAGGTACTCGACGTGTTGGCGCGGAACGCTCGCGAGGACATCGAGGACATCGCGGCCCAGACGGGCCTCGACGCGGAACGGGTCGAAGAGGCCATCGCGTCGCTGGAGGCGGACGGCGTGGTCCACGGCTACCAGGCCGTCGTCGACTGGGACCGCACGGAGGAGGGGAAGATCCGCGCGATAGTCGAGATCAACGTGGAACTCGACCGCGAGACCGGCTACGAGCAGGTCGCCGACCGGATCGCGAAGTTCCCCGCGGTCGACGCGCTCCACCTCGTCTCCGGCGACTACGACTTCGCGGTCGAGGTGCTCGGCGGCTCGATGAACGACGTCTCGCGATTCATCTCCGAGCAGGTCGCGCCGATGCCGGAGGTCACCCAGACGGTCACCCACTACATCATGGAGACGTACAAGGACGGCGGGGTCCGCTTCGCCGACGGCGACGACGACGACCGGCTCTCCGTCTCGCCATGAGGACGGCCGACCGCGCCCGCGAGCTCCCCGAGTCGGGGATCCGGAAGTTCTTCGAGCTGGCGGAGGCGCGCGACGACGTCATCTCGCTCGGCGTCGGCGAGCCCGACTTCTCCGCGCCGTGGGCCGCGCGCAACGCCGCGATCGGCGGGCTCGAGCGGGGCCGGACCTCCTACACCGCCAACCGCGGCACCGCGGAGCTCCGCGAGGCGATCGCCGCCCACCACGAGCGATACGACCAGTCGTACGATCCGGGCGAGGAGGTCCTCGTCACCACGGGCGCGAGCGAGGCGGTCGACCTGGCGTTCCGGACGCTCGTCGACCCCGGCGACGTCGTCGCGATCCACGAGCCCTCCTACATCTCGTACGCGCCGGGCGTCGAGCTCGCCGGCGGCGAGCCGCTGTCGGTCCCGACGCGCGCCGCGGACGACTTCGCGCTCACCCCCGAGCGGCTCGAGGCGGCCGGGGCGGCGGAGGCCGACCTGCTCGTCCTCTGTTACCCGAACAACCCCACCGGCGCGACGATGACCGACGAGCAGTTGGCCGAGGTGGCGGCGTTCTGTCGCGAGAACGACCTCCGCGTCGTCGCCGACGAGATCTACTCGGCGCTCACCTACGGGGCCGACCACGCCTCGATCGCCACCCAGCCGGGGATGCGCGAGCGCACGATCGTCGTCAACGGCTTCTCGAAGGCGTACGCGATGACCGGGCTCCGGCTCGGCTACGCGCTCGGCCCGGCCGACGCGATCGACGCGATGAACCGGATCCACCAGTACACCATGCTCTCCGCGCCGACGACCGCCCAGATCGCCGCCCTGGAGGCGCTCCGGAGCTGCGACGACGAGGTGACCGAGATGGTCGAGGAGTACAACCGCCGACGGCGGCTCGTCGTCTCCCGGTTCAACGCGATGGGGCTCGACACGTTCGAGCCCGGCGGGGCGTTCTACGCGTTCCCCGAGTGCGGCGGCGACGACGAGGCGTTCGCCGAGGCGCTTCTGGAGGCGGAGGGCGTCGCGGTCGTGCCCGGCTCCGTCTTCGGCGCGGGCGGCGAGGGCCACCTCCGCGTCTCGTACGCGACCTCGATGCGCGAACTGAAGGAGGCGACGGACCGGATCGCGCGGTTCCTCGCGGAGCGGGACTGACGGGCGGTTTCGTCAAACCCGCTTCCGTCGGAGCGCGACCGCGGCGACGACGCCGGCGGCCGCGACCCACGCGAGCAGCGACGCGAGGAGGAGCCCGGTCGAGAGGCCGCTGCCGTCGAGCGCGGCCGCGAGGCCGGCGCTCGCGGCGTCGGTGGGCGCGAGCGCGAGCAGGCGGTACGTCGCGACCGGGTTCGAGACGATCATGGCGGCGACGAACTCGCCCGCCCCCTCGAACGCCGAGAGCACGCCGAGCGCGAGCAGGTCGTGGACGAGCGCGGTCCACACCCAGACGAGCAGCGCCCCCGCCAGCGCGAACGTCGACGTCGGCGCGAGCGCGGAGATCGCCACGCCGACCCCGAGGAGCGCGACCGCGACCGCGACGGTCGCAAGCAGGAACCCCGCGAACGTCGGCCACCCCCCCAGCCCGAACTCGCGCAACAGGAGCAGCCCGGGGCCGCCGAAACCGAGGACGACGGCGCTCGCGAGGACGGCCGCCCGCCCGGCGAGGATCCCGAGGGCCGTCTCCGCCCGCGAGACCGGCAGCGTCAGGAGCACGCCGAGCCGCCCACGCTCGGCCGCACCCACGACCGCGCCGTGGCCGAACGCCAGCGCGGCGAGCGGCACGAGGTACGTCGCCAGCTCGACGTAGCTCGCGACCACGGGGTCGTACCCGCTCGGCGCGACGCTCGACCCGCTGAACGTCGCCAGGAGGAGCGCGAACACCGCGAACAGGAGCGTCAGCCCGAGCGCCCAGCCCCGGCGGACCGTCAGGCGGGCCTCCCGCCGGGCGAGGCGGGCGACGATCCCCGGACGCGGGAGCCCGGCGACGAGGCGGCCGAGGGACGACGCGCTCCGACCCTCCGCGCCCGCCGTCTGCTCGACCGCGCGCGACGCCTCGGCCGTCGACGCGTCGTCGACGGCGACGCCGCCGTCGGGGATTCCCTCGTTCCCCTCGTCGCCGTCGGCGTTTCCCTCGCGGCGCTCAGGCATCGCGACCACCCCCGGTGAGCGAGACGAACGCCCCCTCGAGCCCGTCCTCGTGGCCGTCGGCGAGGTCGGCGGGCGTCCCCTCCGCCACGAGCCGACCGCCGTCGACGACGCCGACGCGGTCGCAGACGCGCTCGACCTCCCGGAGCGCATGCGACGCGAGCAGGACCGTCGCGTTCGTCTCGTCGCGGACGCGGGTCAGGACCTCCCGCAGGGCGGCCACGCCGTTCGGGTCGAGCCCCGCGGTCGGCTCGTCGAGGAGCAGCACCGAGGGGTTCGCCAACAGCGCGGCCGCGAGCCCGAGCCGCCGGCGCATCCCCTTCGAGTAGCCGCCGGTCGGGCGGTCGATCGCGTCCGCGAGCCCGACCGTCGCGGCCGCGCCCTCGATCCGCTCGACGACGTCGGCGGGGCCGGAGCCGATCCCGCGGACGTCCGCGTGGAAGGCGAGCGTCTCCCGGCCCGTCTCGCCGGGCGGGAAGCCGGGGTCCTCCGGGAGGAAGCCGATCTCCTCGCGGACCCGCCAGCCCGCCGCCGCGGCGTCGCGGCCGCCCACCTCGACGCGGCCCGCGTCGGGCCGCTCGTGGCCGGCGACGAGCCGGAACAGGGTGGACTTGCCCGCGCCGTTGGTGCCGACGAGGCCGTACGCGTCGCCGGGCTCGACCGTGAAGTCGACCCCGGCGAGGGCCTCGAGGTCGCCGTACCGTCTGTGGACGTCGGTGATGTCGATTCGCATTGTCAGTGGTGTTGGTCTCCGGGGTCGTCGTCGTACTCCACGGCCGGGTCGACTGCCGCGGCGTACGGGCGATACGGCTCCAGGTCGTGAGAGGGGCTCGCGAGCGGGCGGTGGTCGACCACGCCCGCGGTCTCGACCACCGGGAACCGGCTCTCGACGAGCCGGATCGCGTCGAAGGCGGGGCCGTTCGCGAAGACCGCGGCGCTCGGGTGCTCCTGGACGAGCCGCTCGGCCGCACCCGCCGGCCGGTGTCTGGCCTCGCCGACCCCGTCGCCGTCGCTGTCGGCCACGCGGGCGTCCGACCAGTAGTTTCCGCGATCGCTCCCGTTCCACGCAAGCAGCTCGCGGGTCGTCGTCAACACCTGCTCCCCATTTCCGACGAAGTCGTTGCCGACGACGACGGTTCCCTGGGTGTCGGCGCTGTGATGGACGCCGACCCCGTTCGCGTAGACGAGGTTCCCCCGGACCTCGTTGCGCTGGGCGTTGTAGAGGAAGAGCCCCTGGTCGTTGGCGACGAGGTCGTTGCCGCGGACGACGCTGTCCTCGATCTCCTTGAGCAGGATCCCGTGGCCGCTCCGCCCGCGGTTCGCGACCGCGGTGTTGTTGGTGGCCTCGACCCCCTCGCTCACCATCAGCGCGTAGCCCACGTCGTTGCCGACGGCGACGTTGTCCGCGAGGCGGTTGTCGTCCGAGTACATGTAGTGGACGCCGTACCGCAGGTCCCACAGCGCGTTCCCCGTCGTCTCGACGTCCGAGGCCCACGAGAAGTAGATCCCGTCGCGGACCCCGGTGATCTCGTTGTTCCGGATCTCGGAGCCCGTCGTCTCCCAGAGGTTGATCCCGTTGCCGCGGTCGACGAACCGCGGGTCCTCGGTGCCCTCGATCCGGGAGTCGCGGACGACGATCCGGTCCGCGCCGTTCACCCAGACGCCGAAGGCGACGTCGGAGAGGTACAGGTCCGCGAGGACCGCCCCGTCCGCCCTCTCGGCGAGGAAGACGCCCGCGTCCTCGGACTCGAGGTCCTCGCCGGAGTCGTGGATCCGGATCCCCTCGACCGTGACGTTCGCCGCGCGGACCGCGAGGACGGTGTCCTCGCCGCCGCCGTCGATCAGCGCGGCCTCGGCCCCCGTGCCGCGGATCGTCGCGTTCGGCTCGTCGAGGACGACGGTCTCGGCCGGCTCGAAGACGCCGGACACCTCGACGGTGTCGCCCGGCCCCGCGGCGTCGACGGCGGCGGCGAGGTCGTCGTACGTCTCGCTCTCGCCCGCGGCGGAATCCGTCGACGCGTCGGTGGAACCGGGAACCACCCTGGCGACGCCCGGTTCGGTCGGCCGGTCCGGCTCGTCCGCGTCGGCGTCGACGAGCGCGTCCGTGACGTTCGCCGCGTCGGCCGCGTCGTTCCCGATCGCCTCGCCTTCGATCGCCTCGCCTCCGACGGCCTCGCCCCCGCCCCCGAGCCCGGCGCTCGCTCCCGCGCCCGTCCCGACGGCGGCGGCGGTGCCGCCGAGCACGACCGCGAGGACGAGGAGGGTCGCGAGCGCCACCGCGCGCGTCGAAACGACCCCGCCGAGCGACCGGAGGCGGCTCAT is part of the Halorubrum aethiopicum genome and encodes:
- a CDS encoding pyridoxal phosphate-dependent aminotransferase; this translates as MRTADRARELPESGIRKFFELAEARDDVISLGVGEPDFSAPWAARNAAIGGLERGRTSYTANRGTAELREAIAAHHERYDQSYDPGEEVLVTTGASEAVDLAFRTLVDPGDVVAIHEPSYISYAPGVELAGGEPLSVPTRAADDFALTPERLEAAGAAEADLLVLCYPNNPTGATMTDEQLAEVAAFCRENDLRVVADEIYSALTYGADHASIATQPGMRERTIVVNGFSKAYAMTGLRLGYALGPADAIDAMNRIHQYTMLSAPTTAQIAALEALRSCDDEVTEMVEEYNRRRRLVVSRFNAMGLDTFEPGGAFYAFPECGGDDEAFAEALLEAEGVAVVPGSVFGAGGEGHLRVSYATSMRELKEATDRIARFLAERD
- the nosD gene encoding nitrous oxide reductase family maturation protein NosD; translated protein: MSRLRSLGGVVSTRAVALATLLVLAVVLGGTAAAVGTGAGASAGLGGGGEAVGGEAIEGEAIGNDAADAANVTDALVDADADEPDRPTEPGVARVVPGSTDASTDSAAGESETYDDLAAAVDAAGPGDTVEVSGVFEPAETVVLDEPNATIRGTGAEAALIDGGGEDTVLAVRAANVTVEGIRIHDSGEDLESEDAGVFLAERADGAVLADLYLSDVAFGVWVNGADRIVVRDSRIEGTEDPRFVDRGNGINLWETTGSEIRNNEITGVRDGIYFSWASDVETTGNALWDLRYGVHYMYSDDNRLADNVAVGNDVGYALMVSEGVEATNNTAVANRGRSGHGILLKEIEDSVVRGNDLVANDQGLFLYNAQRNEVRGNLVYANGVGVHHSADTQGTVVVGNDFVGNGEQVLTTTRELLAWNGSDRGNYWSDARVADSDGDGVGEARHRPAGAAERLVQEHPSAAVFANGPAFDAIRLVESRFPVVETAGVVDHRPLASPSHDLEPYRPYAAAVDPAVEYDDDPGDQHH
- a CDS encoding ABC transporter ATP-binding protein, encoding MRIDITDVHRRYGDLEALAGVDFTVEPGDAYGLVGTNGAGKSTLFRLVAGHERPDAGRVEVGGRDAAAAGWRVREEIGFLPEDPGFPPGETGRETLAFHADVRGIGSGPADVVERIEGAAATVGLADAIDRPTGGYSKGMRRRLGLAAALLANPSVLLLDEPTAGLDPNGVAALREVLTRVRDETNATVLLASHALREVERVCDRVGVVDGGRLVAEGTPADLADGHEDGLEGAFVSLTGGGRDA
- a CDS encoding ABC transporter permease, producing MPERREGNADGDEGNEGIPDGGVAVDDASTAEASRAVEQTAGAEGRSASSLGRLVAGLPRPGIVARLARREARLTVRRGWALGLTLLFAVFALLLATFSGSSVAPSGYDPVVASYVELATYLVPLAALAFGHGAVVGAAERGRLGVLLTLPVSRAETALGILAGRAAVLASAVVLGFGGPGLLLLREFGLGGWPTFAGFLLATVAVAVALLGVGVAISALAPTSTFALAGALLVWVWTALVHDLLALGVLSAFEGAGEFVAAMIVSNPVATYRLLALAPTDAASAGLAAALDGSGLSTGLLLASLLAWVAAAGVVAAVALRRKRV
- a CDS encoding Lrp/AsnC family transcriptional regulator, producing MEAEREVLDVLARNAREDIEDIAAQTGLDAERVEEAIASLEADGVVHGYQAVVDWDRTEEGKIRAIVEINVELDRETGYEQVADRIAKFPAVDALHLVSGDYDFAVEVLGGSMNDVSRFISEQVAPMPEVTQTVTHYIMETYKDGGVRFADGDDDDRLSVSP